In the genome of Succinivibrio dextrinosolvens, the window TTTTTAGCATACTGTTTATCTATTCAGATTAGAAACCGAAGCCTAACTGTGGGTTCCAGAATGCTGCGTAGATAACTGCAACAATCAGAAGAACTGCGTATGAAGCAATTGCGAAGCCACCTGAAGTCTTGAAGGTTTCTGCAGTGGTCTTGATTGCCTTCTCGTCGTCATCAACTGGGTTAGTTGATAGAGAAACGAATACGATTACAGCGATAGTTAGAACTAAGGTGTACATCATCTGGTCGAGGAATGGCATGTTGATTGGTAAGAACTTTAATAGTAAAGCAATTACGATGGATGCTAGAACACCGGTGATAGCTGCATTTGAAGTGGTCTTCTTGTAGAACAGACCGCAAACGAATACTGCTAAGATACCAGGTGAAACAACGCCTGTGTACTCCTGAATGTACTGGAATGCCTGACCTAAGGTGCTTAACATAGGAGCAAGGAAGATTGCTACAACTAAAGCTGCTACAGCGGTGATACGACCTACAGTAACAAGAGTTAAATCAGAAGCATTCTTGTTGATGTACTCTTTGAAAATATCCATTGTGAAAATAGTTGCAGTTGAGTTCAGCATTGATGCCAGTGAAGATACGATAGCTGCTGACAGAGCTGCGAATACTAAGCCCTTAACACCAACTGGTAGTAACTGAGCAACCCATGGGTATGCTGAGTCAGTGTGATCCATTGTAGGAACATTGTTTGCAACCATCTCACCGTACAGCTGCTTCATGTTCTCTAACATTGCTGGGTTGTGTACAGTAATGTAGTAAGCGGCAATACCAGGAATTACAACGATGATTGGGGTGATGCACTTTAAGAAAGCAGCGAATACCAGACCCTTCTGAGCTTCGTCAACAGACTTGGCAGCAAAGGTACGCTGAATGATGTACTGGTTGAAGCCCCAGTAGTAAAGGTTAGCAACCCACATACCACCGATTAGAACTGCGATACCAGGTAGGTTTGAGAACTGAGGATTGCTCTGGTCTAGAATCATGGTGAAGTGATCTGGAACTTCGTTGATTAAGGTTGAAAAACCTGCCAGAGCACCGTTGTCGCCACCGATCCATTTTAATGATAGGTATGAAGTAGCGAAACCACCGATAACTAGAACTGCAACCTGAATAACGTCAGTCCAAACAACAGCTGATAGACCACCGTATACAGAGTAGATTAGAGCGAAAGCAGCTAAACCTAGAATTGCATACATCATTGGGATACCTAGGATAACCTGTAGAGCAGTACCACCTAAGTATAGAACTGATGATAGGTTAACGAAGATATATAAGCACAGCCAGAATACAGCTAGGATGGTCTTTAAAGTCTTGTTGAAACGCTTCTCAACGAACTCTGGAATGGTGTAGATTCCCTTTTCAATGAAGATTGGTAGGAAGTACTTACCAACTAGGATTAGGGTAACGGCAGCCATAAACTCATAAGCAGCGATACCGAAACCGATAGCAAAGCCAGAACCTGACATACCAATGAACTGCTCTGCAGAGATGTTAGCAGCGATTAGAGAAGCACCAACTGCCCACCATGGGATTGACTTGCCTGCCAGGAAGTAACCCTCAGCACTCTGAGTGTTCTTCTTTGATGCAAACAGACCGATTGCAATAACAACTAGAGCATATACACCGAAGATTACATAATCAACAGTGCTTAGTCCAGCAACAACATTTTCCATATTTAACTAACCTTGTGTTTAAAAATTAATAGTTTAGTGAATGTAAGCGATAAGCTTAGGTATCCTAAACAGATCACTGCGCATTTTACCAAAAAATTTTTTATGTGCTACTGCCTGAGAATAATTTGAAAAATTGTTTCATTTTCATTCGTTTTCATGGATTTTTTCTGAGGCTGAAATGAAACTAATTATACAAGTAAGATCGATATAAAATGCTTTTAAATCAAATTGATAATAAAAAGTATGATATACATCTGATTATTGGAAATAATGTGATTTTAATCACCGTAAACGTTTACAAAATCAAGATAATGTAATCGGTTACATTTTTTAACTATTTGAAAAATAAGAAAATCTTTTAAATCAGAAAAAGTCAAAAGTGTGATATTGTCAGCAATTTTTTTAATTCTTCGTCTAATAAAGAAGACTTTTTTGCCTAATAGTGCCATTTTTGATCAATTTTATTAAACAATTCACATGTGGAATATGGAAATCCTATGGCAATCTAACTAAACTGTAATTATATGATAGTTTAGAAAAAACTTTCTGATTATTCTTAACCTTAAAATAACAAGAACAGCAGTACACCTTCTTTAATATGTGCGGGCAGGGTAATTTGTCTCGTTTTATATTCAGGTGCACCATAAGAGTTTTACTCTGCTTTTAAACTACGGAGGGGTAACTGAAGATACAGCTGTGTCTGTCTATTTCGGTTCCTGGAAGCTATGCAAAATGACGAAAAAATCTTCATATGTAAGGTGTCTTACAACTGGTATCAGGTTATTAAGGCTAACTTTATATCCAATGGTTCAAGCTATTCTAACTGCTGGTATACCAAAATGGATGAGTTTAACCATGACTCTGATGATAACCTTACCCCTGCACCCGGCTCTATGATGCTTTTCGTAGTTGAAAGGGATGAACATCAGTATATAGTCGGCGGTGGCTATTATTTTACTCATATAGAGCTAAGTCCTGATGACTGCTGGTATCGATACGGTGTACGTGCCGGATATCTATCCCATGATTCCTTTATTAATAGAATAAAAGAGTGTCAAGGAAATCTGAATGAGAAACTCTCCTGTTATATTGCAACCGCATCCTTTATCTTTGTAAGAAGCCAAATGGTAAAGGTTCCTGAGGCTTTCATGTTTAATCTTGAGAATAAATCCAGATTCCTTCTGGATCTGGATACTCCATTAGGCAGATATCTTTACAAGGTTTCAAACGACAGACGTCTGTCGATTGCAGATTTTGTTGCCACAGATCATACTTGGCCGGGAATTTACTACAAGGCTGTTATCAACAGGAGTTATGATAGAACCTCTCAGTACAAGACTACTCTGTTATCCATCTATAACAGAAAATGTGCAGTTACCGGCTGTACTCTGGTTCCAGCCCTGGAAGTTGCTCATATTAAAACCATGTATGATGAGAGATATGTTGACTATGATAACGGCATTATTCTAAGAGCCGATCTGCATAGTCTGTTTTCAAAAGGTCTGATGACTTTCTGTTATATGGGAAAGAACAAGGTTGTTGTTAAGCTCTCCAATAAGATGATTGAGGAGAATGCTCCTTACTCAGAGTATGAAGGTGTGGAGCTTAAGCTTCCTGATGACAGAAAGTACTGGCCTAACAAAGAATATCTGCAGTGGCACAATACCATCAGATTTGAAAACTGGCTCAAGTATGGCGAGTTCAGTCTGATTGATTCGCTGCCAATGCATCCAAAAAGGGATTTAGTTTAAATGCGTATTGCTGTAATCGGCGCAAATAGCAGTTGTGGAAAAAAGATTGTTTTAAAGGCTGAAAGTCAGGGCATTAAAGTTACAAGTATTGTTAATTCGTTTTCTGACGTGGTTGGAAACGGAAAACTAATTGTTAAAGACTATGATGAAGTGGTTTTTGATGATGTAAAAGACTGTCACTATGTAGTTGATGCTCTGTCTTTTCTGGAAATAACCCGTTTCTCCTCTGATGAGCTTCCGGTTTGGCATTTTCTTGAGATTCTGAAGAATTCAACTGTAAAGCTGCTGGAGCTGGGCTCTGCGGCTTTTCTATTTACCGATAAGACAAGGCAGAAGCTGGTAGTTGAATCTGATTCTGTTATTCTTGATGACAGACAGAATAAGGTGGACCGTCTGTGTGTCAATGCTTTTAAACGCCTTTCTTCCTGCAGCAATGTTGACTGGTCGGTTCTCTGTCCACCTCTTCTTTTAGATGAGTTCTCCTACGGCAGCGGAGAGTATGAGTTCTCTGACAATATTCTGCCGGTAGGTATAAACGGTGATAGCTTTATTGCTCTCAATGACTATATAAGCGCCTGTGTTGAGCTTTTAAAGCTGAAACCGAAAACTCACAGCTGTGTCTCTGTCCGTGGTATTCGTCTGAACTAGCAGTTTTTTCTCAAAGATTTTGACTCATTTATATTCAGCAAAAAATTTGCTTGCATTTTATAATGCAAAGTCTAATATTGTTTTCTGTTAACCGTATCTCATTTTCTGAGATTTTCTCCACTTGTTTATTTGTATTGAATTATGAGTTTTTTAGACACACTAGCTCAGATGTCTGCTCTGTTTTTGCTTGTAATCATTGGCTTCTGCTGCAACAAGCTAAAATACATGGATGTTGATTTCAACCGTAAGCTCTCATCTCTGATTTTAAATATTACTGCGCCTTTTCTGATTCTGTCTTCTGTAATGGGAGATGTTCTTCCACAGCCTGAGGATATTCCTCCTGTTCTTACTGCAGGTGTACTATCCTATGCGCTGCTGTTTCTGCTTTCTTTTATAATTTCAAAAATAATCTGTAACGACCCAGATGCGATAGGCTCCTACAGATTTATGCTGATTTTCGGAAATATCAACTTTATCGGTTTCCCTGTACTGGCATCTCTATTCGGAACTACTGCAATCTTCTATGCTGCAGTGGTAACCATTCCTTTTAATATTCTGATTTTTATGTTTGGCGTGCCAATTATTACCTCCGGTAAGGGTAAGTTTGACTTTAAGTGGAGATCTTTATTCTCTCCATGCCTCTGTGCCACCTATATAACCATTGTGATTGTTTATTTTCAGGCCACTGTGCCTCGTGAAATTTCATCTGCCTGTTCTCTAGTAGGCAGTATGACCGTTCCTGGATCATTACTGATTATCGGTTCTACTCTGGCTGGAATTCCTGTTCTCAAGATGCTTACCAATCTGAGAATGTATCTTCTGACCTTAATTAAGCTTATTGGTATTCCTGTTTTAATGTGTGCTCTTTACAAAATAAGTCCTTTAGATGACAAATATGCTGATGTTCTTGTAATACTGTTCGGTATGCCGGTTGCCTCAATCGGTACGATGCTGTGTCTTAAGAACAATATTGACGGTTCAACTATGTCAGAAGGTACCTTCCTGACAACCCTGTTTTCTGTAATCTCAATTCCTCTTCTGGCACTGATTCTTTAATTGTCATGGCTCCAGTTGAAGACTGGGGCCTTTTCAAGATACATAATCTTTTCTATTTGCTTTAACTCTGATTTTTTTTCGTCCTAAAAAGTTAAAATACTGTTCTAAGGTTAGTCCGCGGACCAGAGGTTTTATGTTTTATCGTTTGAGGAAATTTTTATCTGTTTTAGAACCTTCAACACTTAAAAGGGTTAAATCTCCTTTTGAGGGAAATGTACTGCCTCTTTCAATGATTAAGAACACCATAATTTCAAGCAATGTTATCGGACCTTCTGTTGCGGTAAAGCCAACTTCTGATACCTTAAGAGCTCCTTGTGACGGCATTATTAAAACCATTTCAGATAAACATAATGCTCTAATCATTGAGGTCGGCAAAGTTCAGCTTATAATAAATGCAGGTCTGAATCCTCAAAAGTACCACGATAATCTTTTTGTTATCAAGGTTAGAGAGGGTGACACGGTTACCACCGGAATGCCTCTGCTATCCTATAACCTTGAAATTCTTAATCAGATCGATCCCTGTTTTACCTGTGTGCTGACTGTTCGTCAGGTTAAATCCATCAGAAGCTTTTCTTTCACTTCCAACAAAAAAGTTTTTTTTGATACAGTTCTTTTCAGACTTAATATCAGCTAGCAATGTAGTAATGCATTGTGATAGTGCATAGACACTATAATTTCATATTGGTGTAGAGTCCATAATCTGTAAATGCAATAATTACGGTAGAACATCTTTTGCAGATAAGGAATAGTTGAATGACGTTAACTCAGTTACATTATGTCCTGACCATTGCTGAAACAGGCTCCTTTAATAAGGCAGCCCAGATCCTGTATGTTTCCCAGCCATCGCTCTCAAATGCAATACACGATCTTGAAGATGAGTTTTCAATAACTATTTTCTACCGTTCCGGCAGAGGAGTGACGCTTACAAATGAAGGTGTTGAGTTCATTGCCTATGCACGACAGGTTTATCATCAGTATGAATCACTGCTGGATAAGTTTGGAAAGAACGGAACCTTAAAGAAGAAATTCGGCGTATCAACTCAGCACTATTCTTTTGCTACCAAATCATTTGTTGAGATGGTTAAAAAGTTCAATACCGCAGAATATGATTTTGCTATCAGAGAGACTAAAACCAGAGAGGTCATTGATGATGTAAGCACTCAGAAGAGTGAGATCGGTATTCTTTATCTTTCAAGCTTCAACAAGAACATCATCACCAAGCTTTTAAATTCGGCTGATCTTGAGTTTCACCATATTATCGACTGTAAGACCTTTGTCTATCTGTATAAAGACCACCCTTTGGCTACAAGGGATTTTATCGAGTTTAAAGATCTCTCTGATTATCCATGCCTGTCTTTTGAACAGGGCGATAACAGCTCTTTCTATTTTGCCGAAGAGATTTTCTCAACAAAAAGCTATATACGTACTGTAAAGGTAAATGACAGAGCTTCAATGCTGAATCTTATGAGAGGGCTGAACGGCTTTACCTTATGCTCCGGCATCATCTGCGAAGCCTTAAACGGAGATGACTACATTGCTGTACCGTACAAGCCGGATGAGAGTGAAGATGATGTTATGGATATCGGCTATATAGTCAAGAAGAACCAGATTCTAAGTAAGATGGCTCAGCTCTATATAGAGGAAATCCATAACTATTTTAAAAAGTTAACCAATACTGATGTGTAGCTGTTGTGAGGTGATTGAGGCCTACAGAGACTTGATCACTTCATGTAGTCTTTGGGCGTGCTCTTTTGCCTTTTCTATAATCAGCTCCTTTGACTCTTCACTGCTTACTCCAGGGATAAACATCATTCCTCCAGAGTAAATTGGTCTTAAATACTCCATTTTACACAGGTTTGCAGCCTCCTCGTAAGGAATTAGAAATTCCTCAATTGTATGACTGAAGGTTGATCCATGGGCATAATTCAAGAGCGGAGCTCCGGTTGTGAGTGAAATCAGGAGCATCTTTCCTTTTAGTGCGGTTCCCTGAGAACCGTATGCAAAGCCATGAGCGAATACATCCTCAAGCCACTTTTTCAGAAGAGCTGGTAATCCGTACCAGAACATAGGAAACTGCCAGATTATTAAATCTGCATCTATAAGTGCTTTCTGTTCTGCCTCAATGTCAATTTTGTAATTAGGATAAAGTTCATCAAGTTTTCTGATTTCAACTTCCGGTGATAGTCTTTTCAATTCTTCAAGGATTGTTCTGTTAGATAGAGAATTCTTAAGATCAGGGTGTCCACTGATAAGTATAACTTTATTCATATTTAATCATCCAATCAAACAACAGGTATTTAATAATATAGGTCAGACTTTTGTTTTGTGCATATTAAGCTGTAAATTATCTTTGAACTTATTTTTCAATAAGTTGTTTAAAACAGTTACTTTCGCTTTTATTACTGATTTTTTTAGTATAAATGTCGATAAAAATGTCGGTTTAAATTGATAAAATGTCGCTAATAGCATCTCATTAGTTAATGAACTAGGGAGCAGCTACTAGATCTTTCTCATATCATTTACATTTCCATAGTGCCATCGGGTGATTCCGTAAACGCTCAATAATCTCAGTATCTTCAAAAAGAAGCTCTGGTTTATATTCCTTTGCTATGAATCTTTCTATATATTCCATTTCCAGAGAAGTCGGCTTCATAATCGAATTTATGTACGCTTTAGCCTTTTGTTTCTTTCCTTCAAGGTCAAACTTATCCTTCACAGCTAGAACAGGGAACAAATCTGATTTTATTTTTGAAAAGACAAGACTGTCTATGGCTGACGTATCAAAGTTTTTGTTTACTTCTTTTGCTGAAATCGTTGCATAGAATATAATACATTTCCTAAACAATTCTTCCTTTTCAGAAAACAAGTTACTGTCAACCATATTACAGAAGTCATACAGATCCCTTGCAGCCGCTCTACTTAACAGAGCATTAGTTTTTGCCGCAAAGATCTCAATAGCAGCAACCGTCCTGACTTTTATTGGCTCGCCAAAAGCATCAGTCACAAACACTCTGTCTTCTGGAGATAGTACGTGAGTTCTTAGCGAATAGTTGATCTCTATCTTGATCATATCTTTATTTCCGGCTGCGTTCACATAGTTATAATGGAATGCATCCAAACTATGGCTAAATCTTGATGAGTCAGAAAGAGAGTACCCTTGATCCGACATGAATCCTTTTAGAATCGCAGTCAAGTGCTCTCTTTCGTTTATAGTTTCTTTTCTTGACATGTTTGGAACAAAATCCAAATCAATATCGACAGATAATCTTGGAAGATTGAAAACGGTCAGATTTATGGCCGTTCCACCTTTAAGCAACAAATGTTCTCGCATGTATTCCTGCGTATTCATGAAATCAAGAATTGCTCTCAATCGAAGAACCTTCTCAAAGGTATCGCGAATAAAACCATATTTGCGAGCTCTTACATCTAGCTCTCTTCTATTAAATTGTGGCATCTTCCATCTCTACGTTTTTCATGCTCTTAATATTCTTTGGATAAACTAACATCCATTCGCTAGAATAGGCAGGATTACTTATTCCGGTTGTCAGATACCGCTTTGAATTTCCGATCCTATCTTTACATATCTTTATAAAATCATTGCTTATGCCTAGTTCCATCTGAAATACACTAAAAATAAAACCGATCTTCTGATATAAAAAGGCACTGTCATATCCAACCAGATATTTTAATAATTTTGCTTCATTAATACTGTTCACAGACAGAACACATGAAAGCACCTCTTCTAGTCCGGCGATTAAATTTATATCCTTTATGGAATCTGTTATCGATCGTTCCTTATCTGTAATCTTCACACCACCACTAAAATCGGGAACAACTATGCCTTCCTTCATCTGTCCTTTGACACAATGATAAGTGTACCCATCAAATTCAAAGTCATGAAAACGAGTCTCAGATCCGACATAAACCTCGTAGAAAACCTGATCAACAGTTCCATAATATTCAAAAGCAGAATGATGAGATACATACGAAGATGGAGTGATAGCACTGGCAATTTGGAATCTGTTCGCAACAGGTCCACCATTTTCTCCGCTCAAACAGGTATATAATCCATTGCGAATCTTTAATACCATATTTTCCTTCAGAAGCTTTCCTAATGCAGCCATTGCTGTACGTTCACTTGAATAAAAGCCATTTACCTCTTTAATGGAAAATGTGGGATATCGTAACAGTTCAAAATACAAGTTCATATCCTCGCTCCATGAAGTTAATTTTATGTCGTTCTTTACTCTATTATATGTATATTTCGTACATATTCTTAACTTATCAACACAAATTATCCTTGTCAAGTTAATTTTATGTACGTTTTTACTTTTTATTTTGTTGGTATCATACTTAATCTTAACAAATAAAACAGAAAGGACTCTATGAGAAGTCTAGACCGAAGATGTCTGAAAAGAAAACCGTAAGAAAATAGAAAGATTTCAATTTAAAAAGTTGTAAAGATTTTAAATGACCTTGGATGTTACTTATTCTGATTATGACCATAAGCCCTGTTTTTTTCATAGTTATTGTTATTGCTGTAGCCGTTAGTATTGTTATTGCCACTTGAACCTTTTGAGTCAAACATTTGCATTTCATTTACGACAATTTCATTTAAAGCACGTTTTATGCCTTCTTTATTCTAGTACTGACGTGACTGAATCTTGCCCTCAACGTAAATCTTTGAGCCTTTGTGGAGATATTGTCCTACGGTCAAATACCCTCGGATAAATCCGAGGGCTTGCTAGTCAGCATAATATAGGTACAAGCGATACCAATTGGTAATCTCCCTACACTGCCAGCATCATCGGACAATTGACAATGCCCGCTTTGAAAAAGAGTTTACTCTTAATCAGTTATTATCCTTTTTGTATCTAGGATCCTTTTCTCCTGACAGCCATCTCTTTCCAAGATTCTGAATATTCATGGCTCCAACTCTGTCATCATTGGATTTATAGCCGCATGGGCAGCTATACAGATGTCTGTTATGATCTCTGCTCTGTTTGTGGATCCTTCCACATACGGGACATCTCTGAGATGTGTATTTTGCACTTACCCTAAGTACTTCAGAACCCGTCTCTTGAGCTTTGTATTTTAGAAACTGCTCCAGCTGGTAGAAGCTCCAGCTTCTTAGGTCATACCTCTGTTTTGCTGTTCTTGAAAGATTGCGCTCATCAAAACTTACACCGGTTAAATCCTCAAGAATAAACAGTGTATCTTTGCCATACTTCCTCACGAGTGTCTTTGATATCTGATGGTTTACATCTGACATCCAGCGGTTTTCTCGTCCGGATATAGCTTTTAGTCTTCGTCTTGCTGATTTTGTTCCTTTAGCCTGAAGCTCTCGTCTCAGCTCAAGGAATTTGTTTCGCTTTGTTGCAATCTTCTTTCCGCTTATAAATTCGGTCTTTCCTTCTTCATCATAGCTTACAGACAGAAAGCGTAAGCCTCTGTCTATTCCCACTATATGTTTTACATTCTCTTTTTTGAAATCTTCTTTTTCTCTGGTTACAGGAATATGCAGATACCATAGGCCTTTGAGTTTCACAAGCTTCGCTGTTCCAAATCTCCAGCTGCCATCAAAATATTCTTTGAAATGTTCTCTCTCATAAGTACATTTGATCCTTTCTCCAAGAGTATTGATTGATAACAGACTTCCATTTTCAACAAAACTGTAATCTCTGTTGCGAACCAAATCTGTCTGTGGTCTGCTGAAAGACACCGGCTTAAAAAGCCATTCCAGTGTCTTTGGTATGCTCTGCCATTCGCCTTTCTCGTCTTTATAGCAGTATGGATGCTCTAAAAGCTGTTCTTTTACAGTTTTATATCTTGCAATAACTGTTTTAATGGATGACTGTGCAAGCTGAGATTTAAGTCTATACTTTCCTCTTATATCCCTGTACAGTACTTTATTGAGACTGAAGAAGTTCAAGTCAAAGGAATGGGTAAAAACGTATTCTGAAATAAAATTACATGCCTGTCGATACTGCTCCGTCATCTGACGTAACAGTGTTTCCTGTTCTGAAGGTACATTAATTCTTATTTTTAATGTTTTTGTAAATATCAAAACAGTTTTCTCCAAGCCTTATAATCCCTATATTCTAACAGTTATTGTAAAGAAATTCTTTAAGATATATAGCCTGAGTTGGCAGAGCTCCGCCTCAGACTTAAGTCTGAGGTTTCCGCTCTGCTATTTTTTTGATGAAGTCTGCCCCAAAAAAAGACCATTGAACTTAACTGTCCAATGGTCTCTTATTTTGAAATGTGTGTAAATCTACTATTAGTCCGCTACTGAAGAATCATCAAATTTGATTTTTGTATTTTGCTTAATCTGTCTTGCATGAAGCATAAGTACACATACAAACATCAGAACAATAGCGGTTGATAAACTTGCAAACAGTGAGTGAGTAAAGCCTGCAACAATATAACCAATCAGAGCACAGAAAGCTACAAGCAGGGCATATGGCAGCTGTGTATATACATGTTCGATGTGAACACATCCAGAGCCTGCTGATGACAGAACTGTTGTGTCTGAAATAGGAGAGCAGTGATCTCCGAATACAGCACCTGCCAGAGTTGCAGATAATGATATGATTATCAGCTCTGACGAAGCAGGATCGATTGCCTGAGCAACCATTACCACGATAGGGATCAGAATGCCAAAAGTACCCCAGGCTGTACCGGTTGAGAATGACAGGAAGCCGGCGATAACAAAAATTACAGCAGGAAGAATGGCTCCTACGAAACCGATATCATTCTGAACGATTGAGGAAATGAACTCAGGAGCCTGAAGTAAATCACGGGTTACACCTGAAATTGTCCAGGCAAAGGTCAGAATCATATTTGCAGGGATCATTGCCTGAACACCACGTAATACACCATCCATAAACTCCTTTAATGAAAGAACCTTGCGGGTTACCAGCATCATGAAGGCTACGAAAAGGGCACAGGTAGAGGCTAATACCAGAGATAATGATGAATCTGTGTTACCGAAGGCACCACCCAGTGTGTGGAATGCTGCATCATCTCCCCAGTATCCGCCGATGTAGAGCATGAAGAAGATTGCAAATACAATCAGAGACAGCATTGGAACAATCATATCCCACATGGTGCCGTCACCCTTGATCTCCATATCAGTGGAGGTTTCCTGGTTTGATGTTGGC includes:
- a CDS encoding sodium/sugar symporter: MENVVAGLSTVDYVIFGVYALVVIAIGLFASKKNTQSAEGYFLAGKSIPWWAVGASLIAANISAEQFIGMSGSGFAIGFGIAAYEFMAAVTLILVGKYFLPIFIEKGIYTIPEFVEKRFNKTLKTILAVFWLCLYIFVNLSSVLYLGGTALQVILGIPMMYAILGLAAFALIYSVYGGLSAVVWTDVIQVAVLVIGGFATSYLSLKWIGGDNGALAGFSTLINEVPDHFTMILDQSNPQFSNLPGIAVLIGGMWVANLYYWGFNQYIIQRTFAAKSVDEAQKGLVFAAFLKCITPIIVVIPGIAAYYITVHNPAMLENMKQLYGEMVANNVPTMDHTDSAYPWVAQLLPVGVKGLVFAALSAAIVSSLASMLNSTATIFTMDIFKEYINKNASDLTLVTVGRITAVAALVVAIFLAPMLSTLGQAFQYIQEYTGVVSPGILAVFVCGLFYKKTTSNAAITGVLASIVIALLLKFLPINMPFLDQMMYTLVLTIAVIVFVSLSTNPVDDDEKAIKTTAETFKTSGGFAIASYAVLLIVAVIYAAFWNPQLGFGF
- a CDS encoding HNH endonuclease produces the protein MQNDEKIFICKVSYNWYQVIKANFISNGSSYSNCWYTKMDEFNHDSDDNLTPAPGSMMLFVVERDEHQYIVGGGYYFTHIELSPDDCWYRYGVRAGYLSHDSFINRIKECQGNLNEKLSCYIATASFIFVRSQMVKVPEAFMFNLENKSRFLLDLDTPLGRYLYKVSNDRRLSIADFVATDHTWPGIYYKAVINRSYDRTSQYKTTLLSIYNRKCAVTGCTLVPALEVAHIKTMYDERYVDYDNGIILRADLHSLFSKGLMTFCYMGKNKVVVKLSNKMIEENAPYSEYEGVELKLPDDRKYWPNKEYLQWHNTIRFENWLKYGEFSLIDSLPMHPKRDLV
- a CDS encoding AEC family transporter; its protein translation is MSFLDTLAQMSALFLLVIIGFCCNKLKYMDVDFNRKLSSLILNITAPFLILSSVMGDVLPQPEDIPPVLTAGVLSYALLFLLSFIISKIICNDPDAIGSYRFMLIFGNINFIGFPVLASLFGTTAIFYAAVVTIPFNILIFMFGVPIITSGKGKFDFKWRSLFSPCLCATYITIVIVYFQATVPREISSACSLVGSMTVPGSLLIIGSTLAGIPVLKMLTNLRMYLLTLIKLIGIPVLMCALYKISPLDDKYADVLVILFGMPVASIGTMLCLKNNIDGSTMSEGTFLTTLFSVISIPLLALIL
- a CDS encoding PTS glucose transporter subunit IIA; the encoded protein is MRKFLSVLEPSTLKRVKSPFEGNVLPLSMIKNTIISSNVIGPSVAVKPTSDTLRAPCDGIIKTISDKHNALIIEVGKVQLIINAGLNPQKYHDNLFVIKVREGDTVTTGMPLLSYNLEILNQIDPCFTCVLTVRQVKSIRSFSFTSNKKVFFDTVLFRLNIS
- a CDS encoding LysR family transcriptional regulator, with the protein product MTLTQLHYVLTIAETGSFNKAAQILYVSQPSLSNAIHDLEDEFSITIFYRSGRGVTLTNEGVEFIAYARQVYHQYESLLDKFGKNGTLKKKFGVSTQHYSFATKSFVEMVKKFNTAEYDFAIRETKTREVIDDVSTQKSEIGILYLSSFNKNIITKLLNSADLEFHHIIDCKTFVYLYKDHPLATRDFIEFKDLSDYPCLSFEQGDNSSFYFAEEIFSTKSYIRTVKVNDRASMLNLMRGLNGFTLCSGIICEALNGDDYIAVPYKPDESEDDVMDIGYIVKKNQILSKMAQLYIEEIHNYFKKLTNTDV
- a CDS encoding NAD(P)H-dependent oxidoreductase yields the protein MNKVILISGHPDLKNSLSNRTILEELKRLSPEVEIRKLDELYPNYKIDIEAEQKALIDADLIIWQFPMFWYGLPALLKKWLEDVFAHGFAYGSQGTALKGKMLLISLTTGAPLLNYAHGSTFSHTIEEFLIPYEEAANLCKMEYLRPIYSGGMMFIPGVSSEESKELIIEKAKEHAQRLHEVIKSL
- a CDS encoding nucleotidyl transferase AbiEii/AbiGii toxin family protein produces the protein MPQFNRRELDVRARKYGFIRDTFEKVLRLRAILDFMNTQEYMREHLLLKGGTAINLTVFNLPRLSVDIDLDFVPNMSRKETINEREHLTAILKGFMSDQGYSLSDSSRFSHSLDAFHYNYVNAAGNKDMIKIEINYSLRTHVLSPEDRVFVTDAFGEPIKVRTVAAIEIFAAKTNALLSRAAARDLYDFCNMVDSNLFSEKEELFRKCIIFYATISAKEVNKNFDTSAIDSLVFSKIKSDLFPVLAVKDKFDLEGKKQKAKAYINSIMKPTSLEMEYIERFIAKEYKPELLFEDTEIIERLRNHPMALWKCK
- a CDS encoding type IV toxin-antitoxin system AbiEi family antitoxin domain-containing protein, with translation MNLYFELLRYPTFSIKEVNGFYSSERTAMAALGKLLKENMVLKIRNGLYTCLSGENGGPVANRFQIASAITPSSYVSHHSAFEYYGTVDQVFYEVYVGSETRFHDFEFDGYTYHCVKGQMKEGIVVPDFSGGVKITDKERSITDSIKDINLIAGLEEVLSCVLSVNSINEAKLLKYLVGYDSAFLYQKIGFIFSVFQMELGISNDFIKICKDRIGNSKRYLTTGISNPAYSSEWMLVYPKNIKSMKNVEMEDATI
- a CDS encoding RNA-guided endonuclease InsQ/TnpB family protein gives rise to the protein MIFTKTLKIRINVPSEQETLLRQMTEQYRQACNFISEYVFTHSFDLNFFSLNKVLYRDIRGKYRLKSQLAQSSIKTVIARYKTVKEQLLEHPYCYKDEKGEWQSIPKTLEWLFKPVSFSRPQTDLVRNRDYSFVENGSLLSINTLGERIKCTYEREHFKEYFDGSWRFGTAKLVKLKGLWYLHIPVTREKEDFKKENVKHIVGIDRGLRFLSVSYDEEGKTEFISGKKIATKRNKFLELRRELQAKGTKSARRRLKAISGRENRWMSDVNHQISKTLVRKYGKDTLFILEDLTGVSFDERNLSRTAKQRYDLRSWSFYQLEQFLKYKAQETGSEVLRVSAKYTSQRCPVCGRIHKQSRDHNRHLYSCPCGYKSNDDRVGAMNIQNLGKRWLSGEKDPRYKKDNN